In a single window of the Pseudomonas oryzihabitans genome:
- a CDS encoding pyridoxamine 5'-phosphate oxidase family protein, whose protein sequence is MHEPLPSWHAGETFIQEQLGVRERLEALGPRVIRPFMPDQHRQFFAQLPFVVLGSVDAAGDAWATILEGQPGFLASPTSTTLDIAARPASEDPAAPGLGADAAVGLLGIEWHTRRRNRMNGILSPTAQGLRVTVDQSFGNCPRYIQLRDLSFAHEPGAVPVTPGEQLASLDVAARALITSADAFFVASYADQQGQRRVDVSHRGGKPGFVRADAEGLLTIPDFNGNLFFNTLGNVVANGRAGLLFADLERGDLLQLSGTAEVLFDSPEIAAFEGAERLWTFRPQRIVRRRGALALRWQAQPGGESESSRLTGSWAEAKRRLQARAQDRRWRPLRITRIVQESATIRSFHLESVDGAALPPYQAGQFLPIRVTVEAGQPSLVRTYTLTSLPADGYYRISVKRDGLVSRLLHDQLREGDLIEAQAPAGDFTLAASAERPLVFLAAGIGITPLLAMLRQAVHQGRRPVTLFYGARTQAERAFDRELSELMARAPETLRVIRLLSDPAAALPGVDYDVAGRIDMALLGRQLPFGDYDFYLCGPAAFTQGLYDGLRGFGIEDGRIRAEAFGPAGLVRSGAATAATVRPAAATEAVRVRFAASGQQAQWTPASGSLLELAEAQGLEPAFSCREGHCGSCRTGLLQGAVTYAKEPAAAVAADQALLCCARPAAGSAPLELDL, encoded by the coding sequence ATGCATGAGCCCCTACCCTCCTGGCACGCCGGGGAAACCTTCATCCAGGAACAGCTAGGCGTTCGTGAACGCCTGGAGGCCCTGGGGCCGCGGGTGATCCGGCCGTTCATGCCCGACCAGCATCGGCAGTTCTTCGCCCAGCTGCCCTTCGTGGTACTGGGCAGCGTGGATGCCGCGGGCGACGCCTGGGCGACGATCCTGGAAGGCCAGCCGGGCTTTCTCGCCTCGCCCACGTCCACCACCCTGGATATCGCCGCCCGCCCCGCCAGCGAGGATCCAGCAGCGCCTGGACTGGGCGCAGACGCGGCCGTGGGCCTGCTGGGCATCGAGTGGCACACCCGCCGCCGCAATCGCATGAACGGCATCCTCAGCCCCACGGCCCAGGGACTGCGCGTGACGGTGGACCAGAGCTTTGGCAACTGCCCGCGCTATATCCAGCTGCGTGACCTGAGCTTCGCTCACGAACCGGGCGCCGTCCCGGTCACGCCCGGGGAGCAGCTCGCCAGCCTGGATGTGGCGGCCCGCGCGCTAATCACCAGTGCCGATGCCTTTTTCGTCGCCTCCTACGCCGACCAGCAGGGCCAGCGACGGGTCGATGTCTCCCACCGGGGCGGCAAGCCGGGCTTCGTCCGGGCAGACGCCGAGGGCCTGCTGACCATTCCCGACTTCAACGGCAATCTGTTCTTCAACACCCTGGGCAATGTCGTCGCCAATGGCCGGGCCGGACTGCTGTTCGCGGACCTGGAGCGCGGCGATCTGCTGCAGCTGAGCGGGACCGCCGAGGTCCTGTTCGACTCGCCCGAGATCGCCGCCTTCGAAGGCGCCGAACGCCTCTGGACCTTTCGCCCCCAGCGTATCGTCCGTCGCCGCGGCGCCCTGGCGTTGCGCTGGCAGGCGCAGCCCGGCGGCGAGTCGGAGAGCAGTCGGCTGACCGGCAGCTGGGCGGAAGCCAAACGGCGCCTGCAGGCCAGGGCCCAGGACCGCCGCTGGCGTCCGCTGCGCATCACCCGGATCGTCCAGGAGAGCGCCACCATCCGCTCCTTCCACCTCGAATCAGTGGACGGCGCAGCCCTGCCCCCCTACCAGGCCGGTCAATTCCTGCCGATCCGGGTGACAGTCGAGGCAGGGCAACCCTCCCTGGTGCGAACCTACACCCTGACCTCCCTCCCCGCCGACGGCTATTACCGCATCAGCGTCAAGCGCGACGGCCTGGTCTCGCGACTGCTGCACGACCAGCTGCGCGAAGGCGACCTGATCGAGGCCCAGGCGCCCGCCGGCGACTTCACCCTGGCGGCCTCGGCGGAGCGCCCCCTGGTGTTCCTCGCCGCCGGGATCGGCATCACTCCGTTGCTGGCCATGCTGCGCCAGGCGGTCCATCAGGGTCGGCGGCCAGTCACGCTGTTCTATGGCGCCCGGACCCAGGCGGAACGGGCCTTCGACCGGGAGCTGAGCGAGCTGATGGCCAGGGCTCCGGAAACGCTACGGGTGATCAGGCTGCTGAGCGATCCCGCTGCTGCCCTTCCCGGGGTGGACTATGACGTCGCCGGGCGCATCGACATGGCGCTGCTGGGCCGCCAGCTGCCCTTCGGTGACTATGACTTCTACCTCTGCGGCCCCGCGGCCTTCACCCAGGGGCTATATGACGGCTTGCGCGGTTTTGGCATCGAGGATGGCCGTATCCGTGCCGAAGCCTTCGGTCCGGCCGGCCTGGTGCGCAGCGGTGCGGCGACGGCGGCGACCGTGCGGCCTGCCGCGGCCACCGAGGCCGTCCGGGTGCGCTTCGCGGCGTCCGGCCAGCAAGCGCAGTGGACGCCCGCCTCCGGCAGCCTGCTGGAACTAGCCGAAGCCCAGGGCCTGGAGCCCGCCTTCAGCTGTCGCGAGGGGCACTGTGGCAGCTGTCGCACGGGACTGCTCCAGGGCGCGGTCACCTATGCCAAGGAACCCGCCGCGGCGGTCGCTGCCGACCAGGCCCTGCTCTGTTGCGCGCGGCCCGCTGCCGGGTCCGCGCCACTGGAACTGGATCTCTAG
- a CDS encoding glutathione S-transferase family protein encodes MKLYHTPLSGHAHRAVLFASLLRIEVELIDIDIPGGANRTAEFLALNPFGQVPVLADGATVVADSNAILVYLAKKAGRTDWLPEDPAGAAAVQRWLSVAAGELAYGPASARLITVFGARLNPEEVIARAHVLLERLEAHLTTREWLAADHPTIADIALYSYLAGAPEGNVELAPYTAVRAFLQRVEALPGFVPFPETVAGLRA; translated from the coding sequence ATGAAGCTCTATCACACCCCGCTGTCCGGTCATGCCCATCGCGCCGTACTCTTCGCCTCGCTGCTGAGGATCGAGGTCGAGCTGATCGACATCGATATTCCGGGCGGCGCCAATCGCACGGCGGAATTCCTCGCCCTCAATCCCTTCGGCCAAGTGCCGGTGCTGGCGGACGGCGCGACGGTGGTCGCCGATTCCAATGCCATCCTCGTCTACCTGGCGAAAAAGGCCGGGCGTACCGATTGGCTACCGGAAGACCCCGCTGGCGCGGCCGCGGTGCAGCGCTGGCTATCGGTGGCTGCAGGCGAACTGGCCTATGGCCCGGCATCGGCGCGACTGATCACGGTGTTCGGTGCCCGCCTGAATCCGGAAGAAGTCATCGCCCGCGCCCATGTCCTGCTCGAACGCCTGGAGGCGCACCTGACCACGCGCGAGTGGTTGGCTGCCGATCACCCGACCATCGCCGACATCGCCCTCTACAGCTACCTGGCTGGAGCGCCGGAAGGCAATGTGGAGCTGGCGCCCTATACGGCGGTGCGCGCCTTCCTGCAGCGGGTGGAGGCCCTGCCCGGCTTCGTGCCCTTTCCCGAGACCGTGGCCGGCCTCCGGGCCTGA
- the argE gene encoding acetylornithine deacetylase: protein MSASGELLARLVAFDTTSRESNLALIDFVAGYLEGFGVPYELIHNGEGTKANLFATLGPADVPGIVLSGHTDVVPVDGQAWTRPPFVLSESAGKLYGRGTADMKGFLACLLALVPAASRAALRRPLHLALSYDEEVGCLGVRSLLDQLTLHPVKPLLCLIGEPTELKPVLGHKGKVAMRCQVHGAACHSAYALQGVNAVEYAARLVVELGRLGEALKAAESQDPRFDPPFSTVQTGLIGGGQALNIVPQDCTFDFEIRALPAQDPYQVIHQLQAYAEAALLPAMRAISGRSAIRFTELSSYPGLDTAIESEAADWIAQFCGSRDFGTVAFGTEGGLFAAAGIPTVVCGPGSMAQGHKPDEFISQAQLDDCDAMLGRVLAFACR, encoded by the coding sequence ATGAGCGCCAGCGGTGAACTACTGGCACGGCTGGTGGCCTTCGACACCACCAGCCGCGAATCCAACCTGGCGCTGATCGACTTTGTCGCCGGCTACCTAGAGGGCTTCGGCGTACCCTACGAGCTGATCCACAACGGCGAAGGCACCAAGGCCAATCTGTTCGCCACCCTGGGACCGGCGGACGTGCCGGGCATCGTGCTCTCGGGGCATACCGACGTGGTGCCGGTAGACGGCCAGGCCTGGACCCGTCCCCCCTTTGTCCTCAGCGAAAGCGCCGGCAAGCTCTACGGTCGCGGTACCGCCGACATGAAGGGCTTTCTGGCCTGCCTGCTGGCACTGGTGCCCGCGGCCAGCCGTGCGGCCCTGCGCCGCCCGCTGCACCTGGCACTGTCCTACGACGAGGAAGTCGGCTGCCTCGGCGTGCGCAGCCTGCTCGACCAGTTGACCCTGCATCCGGTCAAGCCGCTGCTGTGCCTGATCGGTGAGCCCACGGAGCTGAAACCCGTGCTCGGCCACAAGGGCAAGGTAGCCATGCGCTGCCAGGTGCACGGCGCGGCCTGTCATTCGGCCTATGCGCTCCAGGGCGTCAACGCCGTCGAATACGCCGCGCGCCTGGTCGTGGAACTCGGCCGGCTCGGTGAGGCGCTCAAGGCAGCGGAAAGCCAGGACCCCCGCTTCGATCCGCCCTTCTCCACGGTGCAGACCGGCCTCATCGGTGGCGGCCAGGCACTGAACATCGTGCCCCAGGACTGCACCTTCGATTTCGAGATCCGCGCCCTGCCCGCCCAGGACCCCTACCAGGTGATCCATCAGCTGCAGGCCTATGCCGAAGCGGCATTGCTCCCGGCCATGCGCGCCATCAGCGGTCGGAGCGCCATCCGCTTCACCGAGCTGTCGAGCTATCCCGGCCTGGATACCGCCATCGAAAGCGAGGCGGCCGACTGGATCGCGCAGTTCTGTGGCTCGCGCGACTTCGGCACGGTGGCCTTCGGCACCGAAGGGGGGCTGTTCGCGGCGGCGGGCATCCCCACCGTGGTCTGCGGCCCCGGCAGCATGGCACAGGGTCACAAGCCGGACGAATTCATCAGCCAGGCGCAGCTGGATGATTGCGATGCCATGCTGGGGCGGGTGTTGGCCTTCGCCTGCCGCTAG
- a CDS encoding DUF1028 domain-containing protein: MTFSLTARCATTGQFGIAISSSSIAVGARCPWLQPGIGAVSSQNITLPALGPRTLERLAAGLAPTVALAESLADDGYAEYRQVTVIDAQGRSAHHSGAYTLGVHQARSGRDCVGAGNMLASPAVVEALVESFEASQGALAQRLLRAMQAAMAAGGEAGPVHSAALLVVGDASWPIVNLRVDWAETDPIGELTALWRAYEPQLQDYLDRAVRPDLAPGYGVPGDDR; encoded by the coding sequence ATGACCTTTTCCCTCACCGCCCGCTGCGCCACGACCGGTCAGTTCGGCATCGCCATCAGTTCATCGAGCATCGCCGTGGGCGCCCGTTGTCCTTGGCTGCAACCCGGGATCGGCGCGGTCAGCTCGCAGAACATCACCCTGCCGGCCCTAGGGCCGCGCACCCTGGAGCGACTGGCCGCGGGACTGGCTCCCACCGTGGCCCTGGCCGAGAGCCTGGCCGACGACGGCTACGCCGAGTATCGCCAGGTAACCGTCATCGACGCCCAGGGCCGCAGTGCCCACCACAGCGGTGCCTATACCCTGGGCGTGCACCAGGCGCGCAGCGGCCGGGATTGCGTGGGCGCTGGCAACATGCTGGCGAGCCCCGCGGTTGTGGAGGCGCTGGTGGAGAGCTTCGAAGCCAGCCAGGGCGCTCTTGCCCAGCGCCTGCTGCGGGCCATGCAGGCGGCCATGGCCGCCGGTGGCGAGGCCGGTCCGGTGCATTCGGCGGCGCTGCTGGTGGTGGGCGACGCCAGCTGGCCCATCGTCAATCTGCGGGTCGACTGGGCCGAGACGGACCCCATCGGTGAGCTGACGGCGCTGTGGCGCGCCTATGAACCCCAGTTGCAGGACTATCTCGACCGGGCGGTGCGCCCGGATCTCGCCCCCGGCTACGGCGTCCCGGGAGACGACCGATGA
- a CDS encoding RidA family protein, which produces MAAPTHTRIRMFNTKDTYPNQTLDNDLCQAVRAGNTVYVRGQVGTDFDGNLVGLGDPRAQAEQAMKNVKQLLEEAGSDLSHIVKTTTYLIDPRYREPVYQEVGKWLKGVFPISTGLVVAALGQPQWLMEIDVIAVIPD; this is translated from the coding sequence ATGGCCGCGCCGACCCACACCCGTATCCGCATGTTCAACACCAAGGACACCTACCCCAACCAGACCCTGGACAACGACCTTTGCCAGGCCGTGCGGGCCGGCAACACCGTCTATGTGCGCGGCCAGGTGGGCACCGACTTCGACGGCAATCTGGTGGGGTTGGGCGATCCCCGGGCCCAGGCCGAGCAGGCCATGAAGAACGTCAAGCAGCTGCTGGAAGAAGCGGGCAGCGACCTCAGTCATATCGTCAAGACCACCACCTACCTGATCGATCCGCGCTATCGCGAACCGGTGTACCAGGAGGTCGGCAAGTGGCTCAAGGGGGTTTTCCCCATTTCCACCGGCCTGGTAGTGGCGGCCTTGGGCCAGCCCCAGTGGCTGATGGAGATCGATGTCATCGCCGTGATCCCCGACTGA